The following DNA comes from Cucumis sativus cultivar 9930 chromosome 7, Cucumber_9930_V3, whole genome shotgun sequence.
TGACAGAACGGTGTCGGATGCGGCGAGGAGGGAGGtaaggaagagagagaaaaaagtggCAGCTGCGACGGCGGTGGAGGGCATGGGGATGAGAATTGGAGCCATGGGAGTGGAGGAATTTGAAAGTATTTAAAACGGTggaatttcattaataatgaATTGTGTTTGATATAAACGGcgagaagaaaagtaaaaggtATTGGCGTAGGTGGATGGGTCCTTTGTGGTTCGACTTCTAaaggaaaacaacaaaagaaataataggattttttatatttacaaaatatattaaaatttttaaaagatatagaGTTATTTGTTCTCAgttcttcatttatttatcaCTATTTCATTATAGAAGCAAACAAAAGACATTGCCTTCGAAACTATATAAATCTTTGTTGAAACGTTTGATTTACTTCAAGAAATAAAATGCCTtcttattgaaattttctaattctagtaactttaaaaactaaacttattTCTCTCCTTTGCACaacatgattttgattttctaaattttttattttatgttttactaTGATATAATAGAATATCAATTCATCTTTTATGTCAATGTTAAActtggaaaaatatgaaaatatgataaaaatattgtgaTGTTGATGGAGATTTAATAATATGTCACCTAGcttcttttgaaattcaagAAGTAAACAAACACGAAGCGTGAATTAAAATTAGGATATGcgtttttatcaattttttgaaataataaataaatgctaCTTTTTCCAGCTACTCCATTGgtaacatttaaaaacaattttatgttttaattttcataattatgaaaaggcatcaaacaaataatttatttatcctTCTTCCATTGTATATTAACCAATTTGGTAGATTTAGATGTAAATTATACTATAGTAGGTAGGATGCTCTATGTTTCAAATACTTAGTTTTTactcaattatttattaagaGCAATGCATTAATACATTAACGATGAattgaaatgataaatttagaaacaatttttataatacaaATTGGATCTAAGATCTAGAACACaaaatttcttgatcttcaATCCACATATTGCAATTGAGTTAAGCtcttcaaaaatttaaaaaatcatatattttttaaacctcTCTTGAGTAATTCACACTAAAAAAACCAAGGAGACTTGGAGGGATTCCAATAGTTTATAACAAACTTTTATACAAATTTGAAGCAAGGGAGACTTGGAGGATTCCGATAGTTTAtaacaaacttttaataatataaagttaagatttgaattaaaaatgggCAGTAGACTcgaaaaatcttaaataacttttgaagatctataagattaaaaatgaagagtatcgattttttttaaaaattaagtttataaatactacttttattcgtaaatttatttatttatccaACTCAAATTTAGGtaagattgtttttttttaaaaatttatttttgtttaaaaattttgattaagaatatgagaacttttttaaaaaagtatactctatgattaattttttcagaaatagaaactaaaataaaaagtaatttattttagaaaataaaaacaaattatttgaaaaacaaatatttttctgaGGTCAATGGATCAAAATTTGtgattaaatcttttttttaggttaaaaacCCTTTGAAAATGAATGGTCAATTATACCCGGATCTTCGTCGTTTGGTTTAACTCAATTTCCGTTTCTCGTCAGAACTGCAAACTGAAGAGACGGAACCCGCGAATTCGTTGCCGAACAAAGATCTTCAGTGCGAGCTTCAGTCTAGACATGGGTACTAGAGAAGTTTACGAACAGAAGCTAAGAAGAGGCAATCTCTACCATGAACCCACTATGAATCCAGGGCTCGGATCGCCTCGTTGCCCTcgctgtttttctcttcttaaacCCGACCCTGTATttgtctcttcttcttcttctattaaGCACCTTCTACTActtaagttttttagttttgggaTTCATGTTTGAGTTTTACTGTGTTTTGATTCAGGATAAAAGTGAATGGGCCATCAATCCTGTTCTCCACGGTGTTACTGCTGTGGTGAGTTGCCATCGTTCCGATCTTCGATTTTATTTGCTTTGAGAACACATAATTTAATGGGTGCTTCTAGGTTTTTTGATCGTGTAGAGTTATAATTGAACTCTATgttgtgtttgtttaattGGTTCGGTCTTGAGTAGTTCATGAACGTTTGTTGATCGATGATTTAGAGTTTAATTCAATTCAGTTCTTGCTATTAGCAATTGGAGTATTCTATCTAACTCAATTCATGGTTTTCAAGGGACGTAAAAAATTGTAGGAATGAAGTTCGTggttttcttttggaaaaatctttatttcttCGCTAATTCAAAAAGAAGGTTTATgagatattttattcttatttaataattttttttaattattaattaagaaaaaatagctAAATACTCACCTTTGAGTGAATTGTCAGAGAATTTAAATGAAGGTAAGAATGACAATccaatgataaaatttaacctTCCAAATTTAGTGAGTACTTGAACTTGTCTAACAATAGTTAAATTATAGATCTAGAACCTAAAAACTATTTGGAAAATTATCgaaacatcaatttttttttttaaaatgacttaatttttgtatcaaatacttaaaaatatattcaaaacacAGTATTGtgtttcaattaaaattaaaattaaactctacaccatgataataatttttttgaccatttttattttctggaggaaaaactacaaaaatagttataaatgtagccattagatttaaaataattaagtttataataatataatttttaaaaatataacataatatgTTAAGTTCGAAATGATAGTAATCAAATATTAGTCactatatttatgattttttaaaaatatagttatatGACTATTCGTAAATTTGCTAACAGATTACATTTTGTGCTTTCTATCTGGGCCCAGTTTAATTTATCCGGCCCATTAAAGAAGCCAATAAAAAACCTAGCCCTCGCAATTAgggtttcttcattttgtgaGAGAGTGTGAGAGAAAGTTCCTGCTCCAATCATGCCGGCCGGCCATGGACTTCGATCACGTACCAGAGACCTCTTCGCCAGGCCTTTCAGGAAGAAGGGTTACATTGCTTTGACTACCTACTTGAGGACGTACAAAATCGGTGATTATGTGGATATCAAGGTGAACGGCGCCGTCCACAAGGGTATGCCTCATAAATTTTACCATGGTCGCACAGGTCAGGTATGGAATGTCACAAAGCGCGCCATCGGTGTCGAGATCAACAAACAGGTTCGggattcttttttaaaatctgtTATAGTTTTTAGAATGTATATGAATCTGGTGATTTAGGGTAATAGATTGTGTTTGGTTTTGATAGAATCTTAATTAGTTTTCGGActctgtttttcttattaaactTGTGAATCTTAATGTATGTTCTAGTTTGATGGGTTCTGGAatctgcttttttttttttttagtattaaacTTGTGATTTTGGGAATGAATTTTTTGTAGGTCGGGAACAgaattattaagaaaagaatTCATGTGAGAGTGGAGCACGTGCAGCCTTCTCGATGCACGGAGGAATTTCGCTTGAGGAAGGTGAAGAATGATGAGCTGAAGGCTGAAGCCAAGGCCAAAGGCGCAGTCATCTGCACCAAGAGGCAACCGGAAGGCCCCAAACCAGGGTTCATGGTTGAAGGAGCTCTGATGGAGACTGTGACTCCCATTCCATACGATGTGGTTAATGATCTCAAAGGTGGCTATTAGAATTTTCATCTCTTTGAACTTTTGCCTTGTTTTGTGagtcttatttttgtttgatctttGCAACTGCTCTAATGGTACAATTTTCTCAGATTATGCTTCTAAATTTTGGAAACAGAACTTATAGAATTGAATTGTTTCTTAGTTTCTAGTTTTCGTCACCCTGTAGTTTTAGTTTATTCAAAGATGTTCTTGTTTCGATTATTTCCATTGAACCCATATTTCTTAAACTAACTAATCTTTCTATTCTTAATCACCATCCAATTTTGATAACAAAAagagtttttaaaactaatttgagtTTCAAACATTCTTACTTTTTTGATATTACTAATGACAGAATGTTTATCActgaaatttatttgatatgtcAATCAATTGTGTTTTGGTTGCTTATTGTTTGGTTTATGTTCCCAAATATTGTTATCGGTGAATAAAACTACGAGGAGTTCGCTTGAGTATATGATAGTAAACTAATGATTTTTAGTGAAAAGTGGAGTATTAAGGTTGGTAACTCTCGAACATCCTTTGACCATTATAAGTTCATGTTGTAGATTTTATCCAATTGTAATATGTTACACCATTTATAATTGTATGGAACAGATGTTCttgattgattatatttgAGAGAACCTTAATATGTATGTggaatttttaattgttttatttatgttttataaataaggTTCATTTCGTAATCAACTATCaaataatttggaattttaaaACCTACCCTTTTGAaagtgttattttatttttgtgtcaaatttaataacattttcgTTATTGAGATAGAGATTTGAATTCTAACTAGTTCTTGTAGTTTTATTTGCCATAAATT
Coding sequences within:
- the LOC116405309 gene encoding 60S ribosomal protein L21-1, whose translation is MPAGHGLRSRTRDLFARPFRKKGYIALTTYLRTYKIGDYVDIKVNGAVHKGMPHKFYHGRTGQVWNVTKRAIGVEINKQVGNRIIKKRIHVRVEHVQPSRCTEEFRLRKVKNDELKAEAKAKGAVICTKRQPEGPKPGFMVEGALMETVTPIPYDVVNDLKGGY